One part of the Clostridium thermosuccinogenes genome encodes these proteins:
- a CDS encoding ABC transporter ATP-binding protein yields the protein MKEVLQVKNVTKYYGNGSVVTRALNGISFKVYQGEFTAIMGASGSGKSTLLNVISTIDRASAGDIYLEGKNLAELKENQLSAFRRDKLGFIFQEYNLLDTLTVAENITLPLNLKKMDVETTNKELMRVSDALGITDQLSKFPYELSGGQRQRVACARAIITRPALVLADEPTGALDSQNSKQLMKTFVQMNESLGSTILMVTHDPVVGSYAKRVLFLKDGKIWSEIDNSGRDRQAMYREILSVMAALGGDTFVH from the coding sequence ATGAAAGAGGTATTGCAGGTAAAAAATGTGACTAAATACTACGGCAACGGAAGTGTTGTGACAAGAGCCCTGAATGGAATTTCCTTTAAGGTGTACCAAGGAGAGTTCACCGCCATCATGGGTGCATCCGGATCCGGCAAAAGCACGTTGCTGAATGTGATTTCCACAATAGATCGGGCGAGTGCCGGAGACATATATTTGGAAGGCAAAAATCTGGCAGAATTGAAGGAAAACCAACTGTCAGCCTTTCGTCGGGATAAGCTGGGTTTTATCTTTCAGGAATACAATCTTCTGGACACTTTAACTGTCGCTGAGAATATCACCTTGCCTCTGAACTTGAAAAAGATGGATGTAGAGACAACCAATAAGGAACTGATGCGGGTTTCAGACGCACTGGGTATCACCGATCAGTTGAGCAAATTTCCATATGAACTGTCCGGTGGCCAGCGTCAGCGGGTGGCCTGTGCCAGAGCCATCATCACAAGACCTGCACTGGTGTTGGCGGATGAGCCTACCGGAGCATTGGATTCCCAGAACTCAAAGCAGTTGATGAAAACCTTCGTTCAGATGAACGAGTCCCTGGGCTCCACCATTCTGATGGTGACCCATGATCCGGTGGTAGGTTCCTATGCTAAGCGAGTACTGTTCCTGAAGGACGGAAAGATCTGGAGTGAAATAGATAACAGCGGACGAGACAGACAAGCTATGTACCGGGAAATCTTGTCGGTTATGGCAGCACTGGGAGGTGACACGTTTGTTCATTAA
- a CDS encoding DUF503 domain-containing protein yields MVIGICRIVLSIDEAFSLKEKRHIVKSITERLKSRFNASVAEVGLNDIWKNSVIGIACVSNEAAHADRMMSGMVNFVENDGRAEIIDYSTELIHVD; encoded by the coding sequence ATGGTTATAGGTATCTGTAGGATTGTTTTATCAATAGATGAAGCTTTCTCCCTCAAAGAGAAAAGGCATATTGTCAAAAGCATAACAGAAAGATTGAAATCAAGGTTCAATGCCTCGGTGGCTGAGGTTGGGCTTAATGATATATGGAAAAATTCCGTAATTGGAATAGCCTGCGTATCCAACGAAGCGGCGCATGCAGACAGAATGATGTCCGGTATGGTGAACTTCGTAGAAAATGACGGCAGGGCGGAAATAATAGATTACAGCACCGAGCTTATACATGTGGATTAG
- a CDS encoding sensor histidine kinase, whose amino-acid sequence MKLREYIYSKAVTLCFIAIGALISSIFMLLAGTDVLLICTAELFLVMMVLLWLFVSYFIERARLNKLERIMEELPEKYLLGEVLPTPTSAVEKQYFRIMKTVSRSAIGAVEQAQREKNEYCSYVESWIHEIKTPLTACSLILSNGGDVRKLKRELKRADNLTESILYYARMRSIEKDTQIREIRVSEVMNDAVKSQMELLIAAGISVELQGDFSVHTDSKSLGFILKQLLINCAKYCPGCHVTMTAENGVITVQDNGIGIPANELRRVTERGFTGTNGRRLGGSTGMGLYIVSELCRQLGVMLEIESELSKYTRIRLSFDNLTKS is encoded by the coding sequence ATGAAATTAAGGGAGTATATCTATTCTAAAGCCGTAACCTTGTGCTTTATTGCCATTGGCGCCTTGATATCGAGCATCTTCATGCTCCTTGCCGGAACCGATGTATTGCTTATTTGTACGGCGGAGTTGTTTCTTGTGATGATGGTCCTGTTGTGGCTTTTTGTCAGCTATTTTATAGAGCGGGCCAGGTTGAATAAGCTGGAACGGATCATGGAAGAACTGCCGGAAAAATACCTTCTGGGAGAAGTGCTGCCGACCCCCACCAGCGCAGTAGAAAAGCAGTATTTCAGAATTATGAAGACAGTATCCCGTTCCGCAATTGGTGCTGTGGAACAGGCCCAACGGGAAAAAAATGAATATTGCAGCTATGTGGAAAGCTGGATTCATGAAATAAAAACTCCCCTGACAGCTTGCTCCCTGATTTTATCCAACGGCGGTGATGTCCGCAAACTGAAACGGGAGTTGAAACGGGCCGACAATCTTACTGAAAGCATCCTCTACTACGCCAGGATGCGCAGCATTGAAAAGGACACCCAGATCAGGGAAATCCGTGTGTCGGAAGTAATGAATGATGCGGTAAAAAGCCAGATGGAGCTGTTGATCGCAGCAGGAATCAGTGTGGAGCTGCAGGGCGATTTTTCTGTACATACCGACAGCAAATCTTTGGGATTCATTTTGAAGCAGTTGCTCATCAACTGCGCCAAGTATTGCCCCGGATGCCATGTGACCATGACGGCAGAGAATGGTGTGATTACGGTTCAGGACAATGGTATCGGCATCCCTGCCAATGAGCTTCGCCGCGTCACAGAGAGGGGGTTCACCGGGACGAATGGCCGCCGCTTGGGCGGAAGTACCGGTATGGGGCTTTACATAGTCAGCGAACTGTGCCGTCAGCTTGGGGTCATGCTGGAAATAGAATCAGAGCTGTCAAAATACACGCGTATTCGACTTTCTTTCGATAATCTTACAAAATCGTAA
- a CDS encoding ABC transporter substrate-binding protein, protein MRKSFRILAFVLSGLLILTAAGCSKKNEGNDNKKGTSKKLSVGIIQYMEHVALDDARKGFIDALKDNGYVDGENITIDVQNAQGDQSNLSTISDRFVSNKVDLVLAIATPAAQSIAGKTKDIPILATAVTDFVTAKLVNSNEAPGGNVSGTTDMNPIKEQIDLLVKLVPDAKTVGVLYTSSEDNSILQASIAKEAIENLGLKYVEVTVTNSNDVQQATQSIVEQCDAIYIPTDNTFASAMPVVHGITSQSKTPVICGESGMVNNGGLATLGINYYNLGYQTGLMAIRIFKGEATPATMPIEASKEFDFAINGAVAEEIGIEIPEDLKEYIIKGE, encoded by the coding sequence ATGAGAAAGTCTTTTAGAATTCTGGCTTTTGTGTTGTCAGGATTATTAATTCTGACTGCAGCAGGCTGTTCAAAGAAAAATGAAGGCAATGATAATAAGAAAGGCACTTCCAAAAAATTAAGCGTCGGTATCATCCAATATATGGAGCATGTGGCTCTTGATGATGCCCGCAAGGGATTTATTGACGCGCTGAAGGACAACGGCTATGTCGATGGGGAAAACATCACCATCGATGTGCAAAATGCCCAGGGGGATCAGTCCAATCTATCCACCATCAGTGACCGTTTTGTCAGCAACAAGGTGGATTTGGTGCTGGCCATCGCTACTCCTGCAGCCCAGTCCATAGCGGGAAAAACCAAAGATATTCCGATTTTGGCGACAGCAGTTACCGATTTTGTAACAGCCAAACTGGTAAACTCCAATGAAGCTCCCGGCGGAAATGTCAGCGGTACAACGGACATGAATCCTATCAAGGAGCAGATCGACCTTCTTGTCAAACTGGTACCTGATGCAAAAACTGTTGGAGTGCTTTACACATCCAGCGAGGACAATTCCATCCTGCAGGCTTCAATTGCTAAGGAAGCGATAGAAAATCTTGGCCTCAAATATGTGGAAGTGACTGTTACCAACTCCAACGATGTTCAGCAGGCTACCCAGTCCATCGTAGAACAATGCGATGCGATATATATACCTACGGATAATACGTTCGCATCGGCTATGCCTGTAGTTCATGGCATAACATCCCAATCCAAAACTCCTGTCATCTGTGGAGAGTCCGGGATGGTTAACAATGGCGGACTGGCTACTCTGGGCATCAACTATTATAATTTGGGATATCAAACCGGCCTTATGGCAATAAGGATCTTCAAAGGCGAGGCTACACCAGCTACCATGCCCATTGAAGCTTCAAAAGAGTTTGACTTTGCCATAAACGGAGCTGTGGCAGAAGAGATAGGCATAGAGATTCCGGAGGATCTCAAGGAGTATATAATCAAGGGCGAATGA
- a CDS encoding response regulator transcription factor, whose product MIEDDESIRKELVTLLRSNGYLTVDEPPCDLALLDINLPGESGYEICRKLRQNSDVPVIFLTARDSAEDEILGFGFGADDYIRKPYNSSVLLARIARLLKRKSTQTMTVRGLTLNLSDMTVSYEGNIEELTKNETRILYCLMQKELCTREELIEDLWNNSLYIDENTLYVNINRLREKLKRLGAENYIRTVRGVGYRL is encoded by the coding sequence GTGATCGAAGATGATGAGAGCATACGGAAGGAGTTGGTGACGCTGCTTCGGTCCAACGGGTATCTTACCGTGGACGAGCCTCCCTGCGATCTTGCCCTTTTGGACATCAATCTGCCGGGGGAAAGCGGCTATGAGATTTGCAGGAAGTTAAGGCAGAACTCTGATGTGCCGGTGATTTTTCTCACCGCCAGGGATTCGGCTGAGGATGAGATCCTAGGCTTTGGCTTTGGCGCGGATGACTATATCCGCAAGCCGTATAATTCCTCCGTTCTCCTGGCCCGCATCGCCCGTCTGCTGAAGAGGAAAAGCACCCAGACGATGACTGTACGGGGCCTTACGTTGAATCTGTCGGATATGACAGTCAGCTACGAGGGAAACATTGAGGAGCTGACAAAAAACGAGACCCGGATTTTGTACTGCCTGATGCAAAAGGAACTGTGCACCCGGGAGGAGCTCATTGAGGATTTATGGAACAACAGTCTGTATATCGATGAAAACACCCTATATGTCAATATTAACCGGCTGAGGGAAAAATTAAAACGCTTGGGCGCTGAAAATTACATCCGCACGGTCCGGGGCGTGGGGTACAGACTATGA
- a CDS encoding ABC transporter permease: MFIKLASRNVKRQIGNYMIYFITVSLTVALMFAINNVIFSKKLQEYAAQMEMLRTGLIGITIFISLIVSFVLSYGTSFILKLRKREFGTYLTLGMTRKNILTIFVLETLILCIAALATGIVLGLFIYQGLMGLLTYLMEVEYVFADYSMEGMTFTIVMVTAVFLLSSVTSAIYLKRVSIYQLIHGDRMVEKRVKHPVFWMTLTLISLAGIVGSCIAFYKVIEHLFLSDGNASEWPIMGCMVVLAVTVVTFHTGFARSVVNLMLKNRKLCCRGTNIFVLRQLSGKLSANSIMAGALAFLIAFAAIGANVSFSQKITEQAVLNKFYPFDISAILDAYEENPIGLEEAREIILRYAGIEKEIDFNIYTTGDNYLHGFTIWSGENFKRVKDSFIRESDINRLNAALGWEPIDLKGGFVIMSDIPQVMNMDFSSAELTLNGKTYSCTGKTDVMPLRAYFFFAAIVPDEAVEGLDIQTQCASFDLKDEKFDAHGLQSELSYSTNGNGFTFMRSDYKIKEYERLQRSSSTAIFIISTLYMAVVFVFMSMAILALKTLSGMSEDRRRYDVLFRLGAGEREQSKTLFLQIFSFFFLPFAIPLLLNIPAGITCSRIMELGGLMKQSGEILVTTVLITTVMAAIYLLYFGATYLIAKHNIVRTNI, encoded by the coding sequence TTGTTCATTAAACTGGCCTCACGCAATGTCAAACGGCAGATCGGCAATTATATGATATATTTCATCACCGTGTCGCTGACGGTGGCGTTAATGTTTGCAATAAATAATGTGATTTTCTCCAAAAAGCTGCAGGAATATGCCGCTCAAATGGAAATGCTGAGAACAGGCCTTATAGGCATCACCATTTTCATCTCCCTGATCGTGTCCTTTGTCCTGAGCTATGGGACTTCCTTCATTCTTAAGCTGCGAAAGAGGGAATTCGGCACCTATTTGACCCTGGGTATGACCAGAAAGAACATACTGACCATTTTTGTTCTGGAGACCCTTATTTTATGCATTGCTGCTCTGGCGACGGGTATTGTCCTGGGATTGTTCATTTATCAGGGGTTAATGGGGCTTTTAACCTATCTGATGGAAGTCGAGTATGTCTTTGCTGACTATTCCATGGAAGGCATGACTTTTACCATTGTGATGGTGACTGCCGTATTCCTTCTGTCCTCTGTGACATCTGCCATTTATCTGAAACGGGTCAGCATCTATCAGCTAATCCATGGGGACAGGATGGTGGAAAAAAGAGTGAAGCATCCGGTATTCTGGATGACGCTCACCTTGATTTCCCTGGCCGGTATCGTGGGAAGCTGTATAGCTTTTTATAAAGTCATTGAACATTTGTTTTTAAGTGATGGTAATGCATCCGAATGGCCTATCATGGGTTGCATGGTGGTACTGGCCGTGACCGTTGTGACCTTCCATACGGGTTTTGCCCGCAGTGTGGTCAATCTTATGCTGAAGAACAGGAAATTATGTTGCAGGGGTACAAATATATTTGTCCTGAGGCAGTTATCCGGCAAGTTGAGCGCAAACTCCATCATGGCCGGCGCTCTGGCTTTTTTGATAGCTTTTGCCGCTATCGGGGCCAATGTGTCTTTTTCACAGAAAATTACCGAGCAGGCAGTCTTGAATAAATTTTATCCCTTTGATATAAGCGCAATTCTCGATGCATACGAGGAAAACCCCATAGGTTTGGAGGAAGCAAGAGAGATCATCCTTCGATATGCCGGGATTGAGAAAGAGATTGATTTCAATATCTATACCACCGGCGACAATTATCTCCACGGTTTCACTATATGGAGCGGAGAGAATTTTAAGAGGGTGAAGGATTCCTTCATCAGGGAAAGCGATATCAATCGGCTGAATGCTGCTTTGGGATGGGAACCGATAGATTTAAAAGGCGGCTTTGTGATCATGTCCGACATTCCGCAGGTTATGAATATGGATTTTTCCTCCGCTGAGCTGACATTAAACGGAAAGACCTATTCCTGTACCGGAAAAACAGATGTCATGCCCTTGCGCGCCTACTTTTTCTTCGCCGCCATTGTACCGGACGAGGCGGTGGAGGGGCTTGATATCCAGACTCAGTGCGCATCCTTTGATTTGAAGGATGAAAAATTCGATGCTCACGGGCTTCAAAGTGAATTGTCCTATTCCACTAACGGTAATGGCTTTACTTTCATGCGCAGCGATTATAAAATAAAGGAATATGAAAGGCTGCAGCGCAGCAGTTCGACGGCCATCTTCATCATCAGCACCCTTTACATGGCAGTAGTGTTTGTGTTCATGTCCATGGCCATCCTGGCGCTGAAAACTTTGTCCGGCATGTCTGAAGATAGGAGAAGATACGATGTTTTGTTCCGCCTGGGTGCCGGGGAACGGGAGCAAAGCAAAACCCTCTTTTTGCAGATATTCAGCTTCTTCTTCCTGCCTTTTGCGATACCCTTGCTGCTGAACATTCCTGCCGGCATCACATGCTCACGGATTATGGAGCTGGGAGGTCTAATGAAGCAATCAGGTGAAATTCTGGTCACCACCGTTCTCATCACCACCGTAATGGCTGCCATTTACCTTTTGTATTTTGGTGCGACCTACTTGATTGCCAAACACAATATTGTACGTACAAATATCTGA
- a CDS encoding cache domain-containing sensor histidine kinase: MANKLFAIISVIGIFLAFSLAYIATSISGSFLYEAAKNLLDNQAKQTVNIFDQYMDILKNTVMTTSREGSVQSLIKGNYDAYGSYLVHHNSYAYLKNIHEFYDWINIYVIAKKDHYIMSSNPEDVTSDFRKKGVEKMEWYGRMENALEGTFIMSDFIPPASSDKEHFAYALKVRDVYDWETDGYIIAAIDKAILDDLLRGTSFEENGFLLVLNDKGEIAYASDSSVFKSDFSLEELRSELRSSGNYAFGSSRDYYYSSWKSKASGWSFIAFADKNHAKAQILNLQLLVIVIAALAVMLLIVAARFISNAYTRPVKTLIKFIHEVEEKEFAGQIDLKLEDEMGDLINSFNALIASVRQNQVLRKRAEIDALQKQINPHFLFNTFQSIKALAQQKDTRSVVEMIEKLSDIFHYNINRSNSSMTEIRNEIDHIRNYLDIQRVRFGNRMQVFYDIDERVLSYWTMRFILQPIVENSISHSMELMDGGYRLDIRGGFDDEDILFIIRDNGVGIPEEKLEKLKEYIYDNEGTISNDDFGIGLKNIQERLYLLYGEGYGLTIRSVPDEYTEIRIRIAKMTKEEAIKR, translated from the coding sequence ATGGCTAACAAATTATTTGCCATTATCAGTGTTATCGGTATATTTCTGGCTTTTTCCCTGGCATACATTGCCACCAGTATTTCAGGCAGCTTTCTATATGAGGCCGCAAAAAACCTGTTGGACAACCAGGCAAAACAGACTGTCAACATATTCGACCAGTACATGGACATCCTTAAAAATACAGTCATGACTACAAGCAGGGAAGGAAGTGTTCAGTCGCTGATAAAAGGCAATTATGACGCATATGGATCCTATCTGGTTCATCATAATTCCTATGCTTATCTGAAGAACATCCATGAATTTTATGATTGGATTAATATTTATGTGATAGCGAAAAAAGATCATTATATTATGTCCTCAAATCCGGAAGACGTCACCTCGGATTTCCGCAAAAAAGGTGTTGAAAAAATGGAGTGGTATGGGAGGATGGAGAATGCCCTGGAGGGAACTTTCATCATGTCGGATTTCATTCCTCCGGCGTCCTCCGATAAAGAGCATTTTGCTTATGCCCTGAAGGTCAGAGATGTTTATGACTGGGAGACCGACGGATACATTATTGCAGCCATTGACAAAGCCATATTGGATGACCTTCTCCGCGGTACCAGCTTTGAGGAAAACGGGTTTTTGCTGGTGTTAAATGATAAGGGCGAGATTGCATATGCTTCTGATTCTTCTGTTTTCAAAAGCGATTTTTCACTGGAAGAACTGCGAAGCGAGCTGAGGAGCAGCGGCAATTATGCCTTTGGCAGCAGCAGGGATTATTATTACTCTTCTTGGAAATCAAAGGCTTCCGGATGGAGTTTCATAGCTTTTGCAGACAAGAACCATGCCAAAGCGCAGATTCTAAACCTCCAACTGCTGGTAATTGTCATAGCCGCTCTGGCAGTTATGCTCCTCATTGTAGCGGCGCGTTTTATATCCAATGCCTATACACGGCCGGTGAAGACCTTGATTAAATTCATTCATGAAGTGGAAGAAAAAGAATTTGCAGGACAAATCGACTTAAAGCTGGAGGATGAGATGGGGGATCTGATCAATTCCTTTAATGCGCTGATCGCCTCCGTAAGGCAGAACCAGGTGCTGAGGAAAAGAGCGGAGATAGATGCGCTGCAAAAGCAGATAAATCCGCATTTTCTATTCAACACGTTCCAGTCCATCAAAGCCCTTGCGCAGCAAAAGGATACCCGAAGCGTGGTTGAGATGATCGAAAAGCTGAGTGACATATTTCATTACAATATCAACAGAAGCAACAGCTCTATGACGGAGATACGCAATGAGATAGATCATATACGGAACTACCTGGATATCCAGAGGGTTCGCTTCGGCAACAGGATGCAGGTTTTCTACGATATCGACGAAAGAGTGCTTTCCTATTGGACGATGCGATTTATCCTCCAGCCGATTGTTGAAAATTCCATAAGCCACAGCATGGAACTGATGGACGGCGGATACAGGCTTGATATACGAGGCGGTTTTGACGATGAAGATATTTTATTTATAATCCGGGATAACGGAGTGGGCATTCCGGAAGAAAAGCTTGAAAAACTCAAGGAATATATATATGATAACGAAGGCACCATATCCAACGACGATTTCGGCATAGGCTTAAAGAACATACAGGAAAGGCTGTACCTACTGTATGGAGAAGGCTATGGACTTACTATCCGGAGTGTGCCGGATGAGTATACGGAAATTCGGATAAGGATTGCGAAAATGACAAAAGAGGAGGCAATTAAAAGATGA
- a CDS encoding response regulator transcription factor — MITVLVVDDEPLVRSSIRFSLEEIDIRARVVGEAENGKEALECYKKLLPDVVITDVKMPVMDGLRFIEEVRKIDRVTQFIIISGYAEFDYAQQAMRFGVNSYVLKPVKNSELEEALKKCVLKLEGKYSEMLPESERIIQYIEQNFSSPLTLEILAEKFNFSPKYISSLIKNKLGYNFTDYLTALRMKKAVELMTKTSQSVKSIALSVGYEDQHYFNRIFKKKTGKTPSEFRNGIGN; from the coding sequence ATGATAACTGTTTTAGTTGTTGATGATGAGCCGCTGGTGAGAAGCAGCATACGGTTTTCCTTAGAAGAGATAGATATCAGGGCGCGTGTTGTAGGAGAGGCTGAAAATGGCAAAGAGGCCCTGGAATGCTATAAAAAGCTTTTACCGGATGTGGTGATTACCGACGTAAAAATGCCTGTGATGGATGGATTGAGGTTTATCGAGGAAGTGCGGAAAATAGACCGTGTTACCCAGTTCATAATAATCAGCGGATATGCAGAATTTGACTATGCTCAGCAAGCTATGAGATTTGGTGTAAACAGTTATGTCTTAAAGCCGGTTAAAAACTCCGAATTGGAGGAAGCGCTGAAGAAGTGTGTACTTAAGCTGGAAGGCAAATATTCGGAAATGCTGCCGGAAAGCGAACGTATAATCCAATATATCGAGCAGAACTTTTCTTCTCCGCTGACCTTGGAAATATTGGCGGAAAAGTTCAATTTCAGTCCTAAATATATTTCCAGCTTGATCAAGAATAAGCTGGGATACAACTTTACCGATTACCTGACGGCACTGCGGATGAAAAAGGCGGTGGAGCTTATGACCAAAACCAGTCAGAGTGTAAAATCCATAGCCCTTTCCGTCGGATATGAAGACCAGCATTATTTTAACCGAATTTTCAAGAAGAAAACCGGCAAAACACCCTCCGAATTCAGAAATGGCATAGGAAATTAA
- a CDS encoding TVP38/TMEM64 family protein has product MTEKQKKQIAGASIIILVLLSLIISWFVGKPLLKFVSQPEHFRAWVDRHGLWGRLAFMGMMILQVVVAIIPGEPLEIGAGYAFGAVEGTLLCIIGATVGSMLVFLFVRKFGVKAVEIFFSREKIDSVRFLQNTKNLNFLVFTVFFIPGTPKDILTYCVGLTKIRFRTWLFISGVARIPSIITSTIGGDALGIKNHGFAILVFIVTLVVSAIGLLVYRKFSIRQEAKADEEVGQG; this is encoded by the coding sequence ATGACTGAGAAACAGAAAAAGCAAATAGCAGGAGCCAGCATCATCATATTGGTTCTGCTTTCATTGATCATATCCTGGTTTGTTGGAAAGCCGCTGCTAAAGTTTGTGTCTCAACCGGAACACTTCCGAGCATGGGTAGATCGCCATGGCTTATGGGGTAGGCTGGCTTTTATGGGAATGATGATTCTGCAGGTTGTAGTTGCCATCATTCCCGGTGAACCATTGGAAATTGGAGCAGGTTATGCTTTTGGCGCTGTGGAAGGTACCTTACTGTGCATAATAGGCGCGACTGTTGGAAGCATGCTGGTATTTTTATTTGTACGGAAGTTCGGAGTTAAGGCTGTGGAGATTTTTTTCTCCCGGGAAAAAATAGACTCTGTCCGTTTCCTGCAAAATACAAAAAATTTAAATTTTTTGGTGTTCACTGTGTTTTTTATACCGGGAACGCCGAAGGATATCCTTACTTATTGCGTCGGACTTACAAAAATAAGGTTTCGAACCTGGCTTTTTATTTCCGGCGTGGCAAGAATTCCGTCCATCATAACTTCTACCATAGGTGGCGATGCGCTGGGTATTAAAAATCACGGATTCGCAATCCTTGTGTTTATCGTCACATTGGTGGTTAGCGCCATAGGATTACTGGTTTACAGAAAATTCAGCATACGGCAGGAAGCAAAAGCCGATGAAGAGGTTGGACAAGGATAA
- a CDS encoding ABC transporter permease encodes MLQIILGAVSLGLLWAVMTIGVYITYRILDIADLTVEGSIAMGAAIAAQAITGGINPYIAVGLALLGGMAAGLVTGLLHTQLKIPALLSGILTMIALYSINLRIMGKANVSLLKMNTVYTVFENLGLSRNNAVIALGLICVLAVISILYWFFGTEIGCAIRATGNNPHMVRAQGINTDITKILGLVISNGLVALSGALIAQSQSFADVQMGTGSIVIGLASVIIGEVLFGKRNFYSRLVSLALGAITYRIIIAFVLKMGMPANDLKLFTAITVAVALALPTIKNYIHPARITIKEGE; translated from the coding sequence ATGTTGCAGATAATCTTAGGTGCGGTCTCCCTAGGCCTGTTGTGGGCTGTAATGACCATCGGTGTTTATATAACCTATCGCATATTGGACATAGCAGATCTGACGGTAGAAGGCAGTATTGCCATGGGCGCTGCAATCGCTGCCCAGGCCATTACTGGAGGAATAAATCCCTATATTGCCGTAGGATTGGCATTGCTGGGAGGAATGGCTGCGGGGCTTGTGACAGGTTTGCTGCATACACAGCTGAAAATTCCTGCTTTGCTGTCGGGTATCCTTACGATGATAGCTCTGTATTCCATCAACCTGCGCATAATGGGTAAGGCTAATGTATCCTTGCTCAAAATGAACACGGTGTATACGGTGTTTGAAAACCTTGGATTAAGCCGTAATAATGCTGTCATAGCTTTGGGGTTGATATGCGTATTGGCAGTGATATCCATTTTATACTGGTTCTTTGGGACGGAAATAGGCTGCGCCATTAGGGCTACAGGCAATAATCCCCATATGGTGCGTGCCCAGGGTATAAATACTGATATTACTAAAATTCTGGGTTTGGTAATAAGCAATGGTCTGGTGGCGTTAAGCGGTGCATTGATCGCACAAAGCCAGAGCTTTGCAGATGTGCAGATGGGTACAGGATCCATAGTAATAGGATTGGCTTCTGTTATAATAGGTGAAGTGCTGTTCGGCAAGAGAAACTTTTACAGCAGGCTGGTTTCATTGGCATTAGGAGCGATAACTTACCGCATAATCATAGCTTTTGTGCTTAAGATGGGCATGCCTGCCAATGATTTGAAGCTCTTTACGGCAATTACGGTGGCAGTGGCATTAGCATTGCCCACCATAAAGAACTATATTCACCCTGCAAGGATAACCATTAAGGAGGGTGAGTGA
- a CDS encoding ABC transporter ATP-binding protein translates to MLQVNGIYKVFNPGTVNQKVALRNVSVKLEEGDFVTLIGGNGAGKSTLLNCIAGVYPIDRGSIIIDGVDVTKLSEHKRASILGRVFQDPMMGTASNMGIEENLALAFRRGQRRGLKWGISNKEREMYRELLKQLDLGLENRLSTKVGLLSGGQRQALTLLMATLKKPKLLLLDEHTAALDPKTAEKVLQQTDKLIGENKLTALMVTHNMRDAIRHGNRLIMMYDGQIILDIKGEEKQKLTVEDLLKRFGKASGEEFANDRALLS, encoded by the coding sequence ATGCTGCAGGTTAATGGCATATACAAGGTATTCAATCCAGGAACAGTAAATCAAAAGGTAGCTTTGAGAAATGTCAGTGTAAAGTTGGAAGAAGGCGATTTTGTCACATTAATCGGTGGAAACGGTGCAGGCAAATCCACGCTTCTGAATTGCATAGCCGGGGTATATCCGATAGACAGAGGCTCTATCATAATTGATGGTGTCGATGTAACAAAGCTTTCTGAACATAAGCGTGCATCAATCCTTGGCCGTGTTTTCCAGGACCCCATGATGGGTACTGCATCCAACATGGGAATTGAGGAAAATCTGGCTTTAGCTTTTCGCCGTGGCCAGAGGCGTGGCTTAAAATGGGGGATAAGCAATAAGGAAAGGGAAATGTACAGAGAACTGTTAAAACAGCTGGATCTGGGTTTGGAAAACAGATTAAGCACCAAAGTGGGGCTTTTATCAGGCGGCCAGCGGCAGGCTCTGACGCTTTTGATGGCAACATTGAAAAAGCCGAAGCTTTTGCTGCTGGATGAGCACACGGCAGCTCTTGATCCCAAGACCGCGGAAAAGGTGCTGCAGCAGACGGATAAGCTCATAGGAGAGAATAAACTGACTGCTTTGATGGTTACCCATAATATGCGCGATGCCATAAGGCATGGTAACCGTCTGATTATGATGTATGATGGACAGATTATTCTGGATATCAAGGGAGAGGAAAAGCAAAAGCTTACGGTGGAGGATTTGTTAAAACGCTTTGGCAAGGCCAGTGGAGAGGAATTTGCAAATGACCGGGCGCTGCTTTCCTAA